The DNA region GAGGGTCCTTTTTATCTTCCCATGTAATTCTTAGCTAACTTTGATGGAGCTTGGAATTTTCATGTTGGGAGAATTCATAACAAGTCAAAAATTTGGGGGTAGGGTGGGCGTTGGTCTTCGTGAGGCCATTTTAGTTTGGGCCTTTGAGAATGTGTATATAAATTAAGATGGATATAATAATCTAGAAAGGATGTGATGTGGGCCCATTGCATGCACCATGCTAAAGGTTCCGGATAAGTTTTGGATTAATACAAAAGTAGGTCCATCTTTCTTCCATGGTTCCGGATAAGTTTTGGATTAATACAACAGTAGGGCCCATCTTTCTTCCATatcaggattttttttttcattcaatattatatatatatatatatatgtacattctTTCTGAAAAATGTATCCCTTATTATAATTTCtgctttggttttttttttttgttgcatCTGCTTTTTACAGTAAATCATGTATCCTTTCATTTGAATATGAATGAACAATTCTCATTACCGTttgagggaaaaaagaaaaaaaagaacgcCGACAATACCCTATTTTTGTATATCTTAGTTtatttgggctccggccccttATTTATCGAGAAAAGATAAGGTTTTCTTTCTCGAGGTCGAAATAGGTGCAGTAAATTCCATTATATGctataagtattttttttcttatgataaataaatatctatCTCTTGACAATTACTTTCCTAGAAATTGGTAAAATGCATTTTTACTGGTAAAAAGAATACATAGATGGCAATTTCACCTTTTGTTTTCGACTTAAAACTCGGCTTGCCATAATCAAGTTGAGAACTATTGATTCGACAAAGAGTGGTCATCTAACACACTTGTTGAATCGAAAAAATTTTGTATAGTTCCGTTTCGAAGAAGGTCGCTCCGCACCTCTCGCGGAAGTGTTTCAGCAAAACCTAAAACGCGACCACGCCTAGGTTTTATGTGCAATACCATAAAGCCGAAGCCGTAAACACGAGGAATTAGGAAAAGttcaggttttttttttttttaattaattgaaagaTGAGTAAGAGAAACTTCCAAAACCAAAGTCGagatcaatcaatcaatttaatttaatttaattaattaacactGCTATAAATATTGGAGTCTcttctccatcttcttctctGCGTTCAGCCCCTTAATACTTATAGCAGCTCAGTCTGtacccctttttctttttttttgtaattttccccctttttttttaaacatatttttcttcctgatttgatttgattttgataCAAATTTTTGGGTGCCGCTCACAGTCTTCAAATTCCAATGAGTCGGAATCCCATCCGCAGCATATGATTTGAGCCATTGCGAGAGGGATTCCTCGTCGAATCGGATGCAGAATTAGGGTTTCTCACTGTGTATAAGAAAACCTTTGTGCTTGATATCTGTCGGGATTGTTGTCGGGTTCTTGCTGCCCCGTTCCCGCGGATCTAGGGTTAGGTTAGATCGTGTCTAAATGGACAGCAAGAAGGTGGCGGTGCCGCTGGTGTGCCACGGCCACTCCCGGCCGGTCGTCGATCTGTTCTACAGTCCGATCACGCCTGACGGTTTCTTCCTCATTAGTGCCAGCAAAGGTGCACTTCCCCCACTACCTCATCCTCCGTTTTGTCTCTATTCATACGCTGGTTTGGTTGATGAGTGCGGCGGCCGATTGCTTCTGTTTGGCAAGCAAAATGGTCATATCTTGTTACTCGGAATTGCCTGCTTGCTGGATGTCGATGTTTTGGAGATTTACTAGTTGTCTTAATGGGGGAATACTAACTGGGCATTTGATGATACTGTTTTGAATTCAGATTCTAATCCAATGCTGAGAAATGGGGAGACTGGAGATTGGATTGGCACATTTGAGGGGCATAAAGGTGCAGTCTGGAGCTGCTGCCTCGATAACAATGCTCTACGTGCTGCGTCTGGTTCTGCAGATTTTACTGCGTATGTGGCTAATTCTTTCTTCAGTCGATAATGTCTATGGGATGCTGTCAGTAGTCTTGGCTCGGTTGCTCTTTGCTAACTGCAGTATATATTCATGTCTTTATTGGGTAAGAAAATGGCTATAGCTTagaattttttgctttttcagGAAATTGTGGGATGCTTTGACGGGAGATGTGTTGCATTCTTTTGATCACAAGCACATAGTCCGGGCATGTGCCTTCTCCGAGGTGAGCACAGTTCCTAATTGGTGCATTTAGTTTTGTCACTTTGCGGGCGTAAGTCTATATCTTCACTGCAGTGCAGGATATAATTTTGACCATCAAGTTCGAATAGTTAATTTTACATACATAGCATGAGCTTATGCTCTCTTCATTTTACACATGTACAGGATACTCACCATCTGCTGACTGGCGGTTTTGAGAAAATTCTCCGCATATTTGACTTGAACCGTCCAGATGCTCCTCCAAGAGAAGTGGACAATTCTCCGGGCTCAATTAGGACTGTTGCTTGGCTTCACAGTGATCAGACCATATTAAGTTCCTGCTCTGAAATTGGTGGCGTGAGGTACATGTTATTGTACTTGAGACTACTAATTATATTTACCGAATATCCTCTTTTATATGCCTGCACTATAGTAGTTTCAGTTCCAGGCAAATATTATGAAAAGAGTGCTGAATTAATGGTACTTCTGCCAAAAGTTTTTGATAGTAAATCAATTGAGCTCTACTGTTAGACATCACTGGTATGCTAGAAAGGTGCTTTTAGCATACTATAGTTCTAAATATTCTTGCTGCAATTCTAGGGATAATTTGGATGTATTTAATTTGCATATTGCATTAATATTCTCTGCTTGCAAGTTCTTTAACTGATATACTGTGTCCTGCCAAATCCTAAATCTACATGAATCTTACCTGTTGTCCACCTGCTTGGCCAGTCTCCTCATCCCCATTACATCTTTTACTATGAACAGGTTATGGGATGTAAGAAGTGGTAAAATTGTTCAGACATTGGATACAAAATCTCCAGTTACAAGTGCTGAAGTGAGTCAGGATGGCCGCTACATAACTACTGCTGATGGGTCTACTGTTAAGTTTTGGGATGCCAATCAGTAAGTTATATTTTCTAttgtttaaaaagaaaaaggttctATTTTCAACAGTTAGTTCCATATCAATCACATTTGTCTGATATATGTGATTGCATTTATGTGGTTTAGCTTTGGATTGGTGAAGAGCTATAACATGCCCTGCCCTGTGGAATCAGCTTCATTGGAGCCAAAGTTTGGTAATAAGTTCATTGCCGGAGGAGAAGACATGTGGGTTCATGTTTTTGACTTCCATACTGGAGAAGAAATTGGTGGGTGATCTGAACTTGGCAACTGTTTGAAGAATATACTGTGAAATCTGTGTTATGAATATTTTCCCCGCTTGGTTGTCTGTCTTAACAGATGGTGTTTTCCTCTGGAGTTGGATAATGTAATATCTGCAGTATTGACTGACCTTTAATGACGggattgaaaatatttttaccaACTGCAACGTGTAATTGAAACTTACGCATTGTGCATCTGGCATCATTTGGCTGCAGGATGCAACAAAGGTCACCACGGTCCAGTTCACTGTGTTAGATTTTCCCCAGGAGGGGAGTCCTATGCTTCGGGATCCGAAGACGGGACCATAAGAATATGGCAGACTGGGCCAGCAAATAATGCAGAGAGTGATGCCCAGTCTGGTAATGGTCCAATTACAACTGGTAAAGCAAAGGTCGGGGCTGATGACGTTACCCGTAAGATGGAGGATATTCAGATTAGCAAAGTAGGAAAGactggagagagagagagtgcctGATCGTGTCCTCGTTCAGTgcttttgtttctttctttgttattAGTTTCGGGTATGCGGGTTTGACCTTAAGACAGCCTCTTGTGCCTGTGCAAATATAGTGTGGTCAACAACCTATCTCTGCCGGTTTTGGTTTTTAGCTTCTTTCCATCTCTCCTGAAATCTGCTGTCTCCAATGTATCCCCCCCACACCATGTTTTATGGTAGATAATAGGGAACTCCACCCATACATTCTCTTGTTTCCTGGTTAGCAAGTGACAAAAGGGATTCTTTTTTGGTACTTTAATTATATTGGAATTTTTGCTTTAGTTTTCTTGACAGTCTAAAGGACATTGCTAATACTTCGTTCAGGTATCACTGATTCATGTGCAGTTGAACTTGGAATTGATGAACGATGAgtaaccaaaaaaaacaaaaaaggtaGGAAAAAACTATCGATGAAAGTGGAGTTTGTTTCAACTTAAAATTAAGAGTGCGTTTgaatttagagttgagttgagttgagttttgattttaattggtttgtaatgattgtattgtttgaatttagagttgagttgagttgagttttgattttaattggtttgtaatgattgtattgttgaattatgagaaaaaatatgaaaaagtaatgaatagttgagaaaaagtaattattaagtaatgattgtgttgttgaattgtgaaaaagtaatgaatagttaagagaatttaatattaaaaattaaattgaatgattaaaaaaattaaaaattaaaaataagtaatgattgtgttgttgaatttaaaataagtggagttgagaattttttaaaaaataaatacaccCTAAGTATTGATATTTTAAGTGTTAAATgtaagggcaaattacaaaaaaaaactcaaattttataaaaagtctcagttttgtcataaattttgttttgtaacaaaaaaaactataagtttgctaaaatgtctcaaaaatgacctccgttataacttccgtcaatttttgcctacgtgtgacctacgtggactgttaaagggacccaccggcctacgtgtgacctacgtggactgttaaagggacccaccatcaacagcaaaaattgatggaagttataattttttagacattttagaaaacttatggttttttctgttacaaaacaaaatttagga from Punica granatum isolate Tunisia-2019 chromosome 3, ASM765513v2, whole genome shotgun sequence includes:
- the LOC116201466 gene encoding serine-threonine kinase receptor-associated protein-like; its protein translation is MDSKKVAVPLVCHGHSRPVVDLFYSPITPDGFFLISASKDSNPMLRNGETGDWIGTFEGHKGAVWSCCLDNNALRAASGSADFTAKLWDALTGDVLHSFDHKHIVRACAFSEDTHHLLTGGFEKILRIFDLNRPDAPPREVDNSPGSIRTVAWLHSDQTILSSCSEIGGVRLWDVRSGKIVQTLDTKSPVTSAEVSQDGRYITTADGSTVKFWDANHFGLVKSYNMPCPVESASLEPKFGNKFIAGGEDMWVHVFDFHTGEEIGCNKGHHGPVHCVRFSPGGESYASGSEDGTIRIWQTGPANNAESDAQSGNGPITTGKAKVGADDVTRKMEDIQISKVGKTGERESA